One Haliaeetus albicilla chromosome 11, bHalAlb1.1, whole genome shotgun sequence genomic window carries:
- the LOC104315668 gene encoding LOW QUALITY PROTEIN: cytochrome P450 2C9-like (The sequence of the model RefSeq protein was modified relative to this genomic sequence to represent the inferred CDS: substituted 1 base at 1 genomic stop codon), translated as MDFLGAATVVLLVCIACLLSFTAWSGRSGKGKMPPGPAPLPILGNVLQVKPKNLAKTLQKLSEEYGPVFTVHLGSDPVVVLHGHDAVKEALVDRADEFAARGHMPIGDRANNGLGIVFSNNKEWLQVPRFALSTLRNFGMGKRSTEERIQEETEYLLEEINKTKGTPFNPTFMLSCAVSNVICSIIFGKXYDYEDKKFLALMSNMNNIFEMINSPWGQLYQMFSKILDYLPGPHNKIFTEFDALKAFVSEEVKMHQASLDPSSPQDFIDCFLRRMQEENEHPNSSFHMKNLITSTFDLFITGTETISTTVRYGLLLLLKYPQMQEKVQEEIDQVVGRSRRPCVAHQTQMPYTDAVVHEIQRFISLIPMGLPHTVTKDTGFREYVIPKGTTVFPILSSVLHDSKEFPNPNEFNPGHFLNDNGTFRKSEFFMPFSAGKRMCPGEGLARMEIFLLITTILQNFTLKPVVDPQELNITPILSGTGNVPPAYQLCALPR; from the exons ATGGACTTCCTGGGAGCAGCCACTGTTGTCCTCCTGGTTTGCATTGCTTGCCTGCTATCCTTCACAGCATGGAGCGGGAGGTCTGGAAAGGGGAAGATGCCTCCGGGACCGGCTCCTCTTCCCATCCTAGGTAATGTGCTGCAAGTGAAACCAAAGAACCTGGCCAAAACCCTCCAGAAG CTCAGTGAAGAGTATGGACCAGTGTTCACAGTGCACTTGGGCTCTGACCCAGTGGTGGTGCTGCATGGACACGATGCAGTGAAAGAAGCCTTGGTTGATCGCGCGGATGAGTTTGCTGCCAGAGGACACATGCCAATAGGAGACAGGGCTAACAATGGATTAG GGATTGTTTTTAGCAACAACAAGGAGTGGTTACAAGTCCCGCGGTTTGCTCTCAGTACTCTGCGCAACTTTGGAATGGGGAAAAGGAGCACTGAAGAGAGGATCCAGGAGGAAACTGAGTACTTGCTGGAAGAGATCAACAAAACAAAGG GAACACCTTTTAACCCAACCTTcatgctgagctgtgctgtctCCAATGTCATATGCTCCATCATCTTTGGGAAATGATACGACTATGAAGACAAGAAGTTCCTGGCCCTGATGAGCAACATGAACAACATCTTTGAGATGATCAACTCCCCATGGGGACAG ctgTACCAGATGTTCTCAAAGATCCTGGATTACTTGCCTGGCCCACACAACAAAATATTCACAGAATTTGATGCTCTAAAAGCCTTTGTGTCAGAGGAGGTGAAGATGCACCAAGCCTCCCTAGatcccagctccccccaggATTTCATCGACTGCTTCCTCAGAAGAATGCAGGAG GAGAACGAGCATCCCAATTCCAGTTTCCACATGAAGAACCTGATAACCAGCACCTTCGACTTGTTCATTACCGGAACTGAGACAATTAGCACCACTGTAAGATATGGGCTTCTGCTTCTTCTCAAATACCCGCAGATGCAAG AGAAAGTTCAAGAAGAGATTGACCAGGTAGTGGGACGATCACGAAGACCTTGTGTGGCTCATCAGACCCAGATGCCCTACACAGATGCAGTGGTCCATGAAATCCAGCGCTTCATTTCCCTCATCCCCATGGGTCTCCCTCACACTGTGACCAAAGACACCGGCTTCAGAGAGTACGTCATTCCCAAG GGCACCACAGTCTTTCCCATCCTCAGTTCTGTCCTCCATGACAGTAAAGAGTTTCCAAACCCAAATGAGTTCAACCCTGGACATTTCTTGAATGACAATGGCACCTTTAGGAAGAGTGAGTTCTTCATGCCCTTCTCAGCAG GCAAGCGAATGTGCCCTGGAGAGGGCCTGGCACGCATGGAGATATTCTTACTCATAACCACCATCCTGCAGAACTTTACCTTGAAGCCTGTTGTCGATCCCCAGGAACTCAACATAACCCCAATACTGAGTGGGACAGGCAATGTACCTCCTGCCTACCAGCTCTGTGCTCTCCCCCGCTGA